A genomic segment from Eremothecium gossypii ATCC 10895 chromosome III, complete sequence encodes:
- the AIM10 gene encoding putative proline--tRNA ligase AIM10 (Syntenic homolog of Saccharomyces cerevisiae YER087W (AIM10)), which yields MQGGPGGFRLVLKRSLFTPAKGASALIKQGNTHELLQGLGYIRQSQSGLVHWLPLGLRCLRNVENIVRKRMDECGGQELQLSTLSPETLWQRTGRWENKELFKLRDAKGRNYCLSATCEEDVTWLMSECLESYKDLPSLVYQIGTKYRDELRPRGGLLRSREFLMKDAYSFHADSQDAMQMFHKMKQVYDQIFTDLKVPFKSAAADCGSIGGELSREYHYIHEKGEDVLYSCNSCRQVSNVEMCASIPTEPGQHTGAVAVAYALNQVHDTLLCLYYPANRTLNWNLALSVMDNDIDMTLANVGNDRVLELFLEQNTDPMFSSVVRVMDSRLNSRSQFPDFPLQTYLKSNFSQLSGHSLVHATQGELCGDCGKGTLDARNSIEVGHCFYLGRTYSEALGAAVRMRTNETTTLEMGCYGIGISRLVGAIADVTRDSQGLCWPSCVAPYKVSLNYAGEDENVRTVRSLLSLEPYESPAGTSLGASLQLSQQLGIPLSVIVGKKSWPHVEIEVRGRRFSDTWRDEHRKLHEHYGWRAVPAADGAREKHYCLPEHLDAVIAVLLRDL from the coding sequence ATGCAAGGCGGCCCAGGCGGTTTTAGATTGGTCCTGAAGCGATCACTGTTCACGCCTGCGAAGGGTGCGTCAGCACTTATCAAGCAAGGGAACACGCACGAGCTGCTACAGGGCCTGGGGTACATACGGCAGAGCCAGTCGGGCTTGGTACATTGGCTTCCTCTCGGACTACGATGTCTACGGAACGTGGAGAATATCGTACGGAAACGGATGGATGAGTGCGGTGGTCAGGAATTGCAGCTGAGTACGCTGTCGCCAGAGACACTGTGGCAACGGACCGGGCGGTGGGAGAACAAGGAACTGTTCAAATTGCGCGATGCGAAGGGGAGGAACTACTGCCTTTCAGCCACCTGCGAGGAAGATGTGACCTGGCTGATGAGTGAATGTCTGGAGTCGTACAAGGACTTGCCCTCCCTGGTGTACCAGATAGGAACGAAGTACCGTGATGAGTTGCGGCCTCGCGGAGGCCTGCTACGGAGCCGCGAGTTCTTGATGAAGGATGCCTATTCGTTCCATGCGGACTCGCAAGACGCCATGCAAATGTTCCACAAGATGAAGCAGGTGTACGACCAGATTTTTACGGACCTGAAGGTTCCATTTAAAAGCGCTGCGGCAGACTGCGGCAGCATCGGCGGCGAGCTGTCGCGGGAATATCACTATATCCATGAGAAGGGCGAGGACGTCCTTTACAGCTGCAATTCTTGCAGACAGGTATCTAATGTGGAGATGTGTGCAAGCATTCCAACAGAACCCGGGCAGCACACTGGCGCAGTCGCAGTCGCGTACGCGCTCAACCAGGTGCACGACACACTGCTGTGCTTATACTACCCTGCCAACCGCACGCTGAACTGGAACTTGGCACTCAGCGTGATGGACAACGATATAGACATGACGCTTGCCAATGTGGGGAACGATCGCGTGCTGGAGCTGTTCTTGGAACAAAATACGGATCCAATGTTTTCGAGCGTTGTCCGCGTGATGGACTCGAGACTCAACTCCCGGTCGCAATTCCCTGATTTCCCCCTGCAGACGTACCTGAAAAGTAACTTCTCGCAGCTCAGTGGCCACAGCCTCGTCCATGCCACGCAAGGCGAGCTTTGCGGCGATTGTGGAAAGGGCACTCTCGACGCCCGCAACAGCATTGAGGTTGGACATTGCTTCTATCTGGGGCGTACGTACAGCGAGGCATTGGGCGCCGCCGTGCGCATGCGCACCAACGAGACAACCACCCTTGAGATGGGCTGCTATGGCATTGGCATCAGTCGTCTCGTGGGCGCCATCGCAGACGTAACTCGCGACAGTCAGGGCCTGTGTTGGCCTAGTTGCGTAGCGCCCTATAAAGTTTCACTGAACTACGCGGGTGAGGACGAGAACGTGCGCACTGTACGCAGCCTACTCAGCCTCGAGCCGTATGAAAGCCCTGCCGGCACCAGCCTGGGCGCCAGCCTCCAGCTCTCGCAGCAGCTCGGTATCCCACTTAGCGTGATTGTCGGCAAAAAATCCTGGCCGCACGTGGAGATCGAGGTCCGCGGCAGGCGTTTCTCCGACACCTGGCGTGACGAGCACCGGAAGCTCCACGAGCACTACGGCTGGCGCGCCGTGCCCGCCGCCGACGGCGCGCGCGAGAAGCACTATTGCCTGCCCGAGCACCTCGACGCCGTGATCGCCGTCTTGCTCCGCGACCTCTGA
- the SBH1 gene encoding Arf family guanine nucleotide exchange factor SBH1 (Non-syntenic homolog of Saccharomyces cerevisiae YER019C-A (SBH2) and Syntenic homolog of Saccharomyces cerevisiae YER087C-A (SBH1)), producing the protein MSSTAVPPGGQRTLQKRRAAQSAKEKQQKQTPTSTRQAGFGGSSNSILKLYTDEANGLRVDPLVVLFLAVGFIFSVIALHVIAKVSGKLF; encoded by the coding sequence ATGTCTAGTACTGCAGTTCCACCAGGCGGGCAGCGGACGCTGCAGAAGAGAAGAGCCGCACAGTCTGCGAAGGAGAAGCAGCAGAAGCAGACGCCGACGTCGACGCGGCAAGCGGGCTTCGGCGGCTCCTCGAACAGCATTCTGAAGCTGTACACCGATGAGGCGAACGGGCTCCGGGTAGATCCGCTAGTGGTGCTCTTCTTGGCTGTGGGTTTTATCTTCTCGGTGATCGCGCTGCATGTGATTGCCAAGGTGTCGGGGAAGCTCTTCTAG
- the PIN4 gene encoding Pin4p (Syntenic homolog of Saccharomyces cerevisiae YBL051C (PIN4)) produces MLTSRTMVTGATETQRPGCVVAGPGAEGESENDGDDAGAAPQGEDVIPTAIVIKNIPFAIKKEQLLEVIAKMDLPLPYAFNYHFDNGVFRGLAFANFTTTEETMQVVQHLNGKEIGGRRLRVEYKKMLPQAERERIEREKREKRGQLEEQHRSVSNVSLQSMGKMPSTNVLAPGPSSSQIFSNFVNGPGAGGVSSQAVGPAPLSSQMLSAQSTAHSVGLPKPQSLSSERYYAPLPATSNLLLAPQQLDFNDPDVLEIYSQLLLFKDRERQYHELAYPLGLSAAQKRIINVLCSFLGLVEVYDPSFILIRRKVLDHATLQSHLQQQGQATAAQPLQAHSTGDSLQRSQSYTSVLQVHAAATVAAAQQQQRQSQVSSQQMQSQQVMQQPPQSPGQVLLHPIASYDGISSAQQQQQQLLRSQGTTPSLLQNRIPSGYATTHTPSSSLLRQHGVSPPQNQVPMNSSTSTSRMANLLYNNASALSQPNTPSLANDSRFHPPGLQPPDSGTSCTTPSNSATVATGATAPLAPQHTNGSVHSNYSVHSIHDYVPISSAGNEINALEEGLTRSLSGLDIGKRNVWG; encoded by the coding sequence ATGCTTACTTCGAGGACGATGGTGACGGGCGCGACGGAGACGCAAAGGCCAGGCTGCGTGGTGGCGGGGCCTGGCGCGGAGGGCGAATCCGAGAACGACGGGGACGAtgccggcgcggcgccaCAGGGCGAGGACGTGATCCCCACGGCGATTGTGATCAAGAACATCCCGTTTGCGATCAAGAAGGAGCAGCTCCTGGAGGTGATTGCGAAGATGGACCTTCCGTTACCGTATGCGTTCAACTACCACTTTGACAACGGCGTATTCCGCGGGCTCGCGTTTGCGAACTTCACGACGACAGAAGAGACGATGCAGGTGGTGCAACACTTGAACGGCAAGGAGATTGGGGGCCGGCGCTTGCGGGTGGAGTACAAGAAGATGCTTCCGCAGGcggagcgcgagcgcaTCGAGCGCGAGAAGCGCGAGAAACGCGGACAGTTGGAGGAGCAGCACCGCTCGGTCTCCAACGTCTCGCTACAGTCCATGGGGAAGATGCCGTCTACAAATGTGCTAGCGCCGGGGCCTTCGAGCTCGCAGATTTTCAGCAACTTTGTGAACGGCCCGGGCGCAGGGGGCGTCTCCTCGCAGGCCGTGGGCCCTGCGCCGCTGTCCTCGCAGATGCTTTCGGCGCAGAGCACCGCGCACTCTGTCGGCCTTCCCAAGCCGCAGTCTTTATCTTCTGAGCGGTACTATGCGCCGCTGCCTGCGACCAGCAACCTGCTGCTagcgccgcagcagctAGATTTCAACGACCCGGACGTTTTGGAAATATACTCGCAGCTTCTTTTGTTCAAAGATAGAGAAAGACAGTACCACGAATTGGCGTATCCGCTCGGACTATCCGCTGCACAGAAGCGGATCATCAACGTATTGTGTTCCTTCTTGGGCTTGGTGGAGGTATACGATCCGAGCTTCATCCTCATCAGGCGCAAGGTGCTAGACCACGCAACCCTGCAGTCACATCTGCAGCAACAAGGCCAGGCTACCGCAGCACAGCCACTACAGGCACACTCCACAGGCGACTCGCTCCAGCGCTCCCAGTCGTACACCAGCGTCCTTCAGGTGCATGCGGCGGCCACCGTTGCGGCCGCGCAACAACAGCAGCGCCAGTCGCAGGTCTCGTCCCAGCAAATGCAGTCGCAGCAAGTGATGCAGCAGCCGCCTCAGTCGCCCGGCCAGGTCCTCTTACACCCGATTGCCTCCTACGACGGGATATCGTCtgcccagcagcagcagcaacagctCCTGCGCTCCCAGGGCACCACCCCCTCGTTGCTCCAGAACAGGATCCCCTCGGGCTACGCGACCACACACACGCCGTCCTCGTCCTTGTTGCGTCAGCACGGCGTCTCGCCGCCCCAGAACCAAGTCCCCATGAActcctccacctccaccAGCCGCATGGCCAACCTATTGTACAATAATGCCAGCGCGCTCTCGCAGCCTAACACTCCTTCCTTGGCCAACGATAGCCGCTTTCACCCCCCTGGCTTGCAGCCTCCGGACAGCGGCACCTCGTGTACCACGCCCTCCAACAGCGCCACTGTCGCCACCGGCGCCACCGCGCCCCTGGCACCCCAACATACCAATGGCAGCGTCCACTCCAACTATTCCGTCCACTCCATTCATGACTACGTCCCCATATCCTCTGCCGGCAACGAAATCAACGCATTGGAGGAGGGCTTGACCCGCAGCTTGAGCGGCTTGGACATCGGCAAACGTAACGTCTGGGGCTAA
- the SAS3 gene encoding histone acetyltransferase (Syntenic homolog of Saccharomyces cerevisiae YBL052C (SAS3)), which translates to MTISADSQAKKSKMLDGLDIKDIIQGDEQDGAGNGGSRRVHRPRDGNGPDYRIHKPMAAVGWLQGRIPSDVAEWGRWNAHVDFPDGTKNKVRIRYDPRKLYDFRRVLRASAAETGPPPHLDFEIYETENLLNMLDNESYPYRGAIANKKDYSTSKTTPTLRDRQFFQKLLFQSANAARTNGNTLLSFTEEEPKGRPSKAERAHKVSYIYFNDHEIKTWYTAPYPEEYSKNRILYICDSCLKYMNSKYIYYRHKLKCSMMHPPGNEIYRDGKISIWEIDGREQVIYCQNLCLLAKLFLNSKTLYYDVEPFVFYLLTENVKTGQGLKFNVVGYFSKEKLNTTDYNLSCILVLPTHQRLGYGHLLMDFSYLLSRREFKWGTPEKPLSDLGLLSYRNYWKIKMAQVLRSLKPIIAKSTYFCISLEDIANLTGMTPTDVIFGLEQLGCFYRYSSIDGRKYAIRIDSWDEIEHIYQQWESKAYITLDPDKLIWRPLIFGPSCGINAVGTMVETSTGAHRNTGAVGSSQGTDLFKNSISVLVNFMHDDISDSRTMEKMAWDKIVAQQKNAREVQKDATDPAILELAYVHPSFTNGSTAEYGVKPVRRNPPAIRETPKVGSPATPEERDDMTPLEDVYEDSFDQTHLSDQDDEYTDQGEEEDDEEEDDEEDDGMNVGRFNSNALPSRAYSRRSASEHSNNRTRSSRHQQSVPHVESDDDEDLEEHWVDALETVSRTRRILRNRTA; encoded by the coding sequence ATGACGATTAGTGCTGACTCTCAGGCAAAGAAGAGCAAGATGCTCGATGGGCTCGATATCAAGGACATCATACAAGGTGATGAGCAAGACGGCGCAGGAAACGGCGGCAGCAGACGCGTACACAGGCCGCGCGATGGGAATGGGCCGGACTACCGCATACACAAACCCATGGCGGCGGTAGGGTGGCTACAGGGACGGATTCCGTCGGATGTGGCGGAGTGGGGGCGGTGGAACGCACACGTAGATTTTCCGGATGGCACGAAGAACAAGGTGAGGATACGATACGACCCGCGCAAGCTGTACGACTTCCGGCGGGTGCTGCGGGCGTCGGCGGCGGAGACGGGGCCACCGCCGCACCTGGACTTTGAGATCTACGAGACCGAGAATCTGCTGAACATGCTGGACAACGAGTCGTACCCGTACCGCGGGGCGATTGCCAACAAGAAGGACTACTCGACCAGCAAGACGACGCCGACGCTGCGCGATCGCCAGTTTTTTCAGAAGCTGCTGTTTCAGAGCGCGAACGCGGCGCGCACCAACGGGAACACGTTACTATCTTTCACAGAGGAAGAGCCCAAAGGCAGGCCGAGCAAGGCCGAGCGGGCGCACAAGGTTTCGTACATCTATTTCAATGACCACGAGATCAAAACGTGGTATACAGCGCCGTATCCTGAAGAATATAGCAAAAACAGAATTCTCTACATTTGCGATTCGTGTCTGAAGTACATGAACTCGAAATATATATACTACCGACACAAGCTGAAATGTTCGATGATGCACCCACCTGGCAATGAAATCTACAGGGATGGCAAAATCTCGATATGGGAGATCGACGGCCGGGAACAGGTAATATATTGCCAGAACTTGTGTTTACTTGCCAAGCTTTTCTTGAACTCCAAGACGCTTTACTATGATGTCGAGCCGTTTGTGTTTTACCTGCTAACGGAGAACGTTAAGACAGGCCAAGGCTTAAAATTCAACGTCGTGGGGTACTTTTCAAAGGAGAAGTTGAACACAACCGATTATAACCTGAGTTGCATTCTGGTGCTTCCGACGCACCAGCGGTTAGGTTATGGCCATCTATTAATGGACTTTTCGTACCTGCTATCTCGAAGAGAGTTCAAATGGGGCACCCCAGAGAAGCCGCTTAGCGATCTCGGGCTGCTCTCATACCGGAACTATTGGAAGATCAAGATGGCACAAGTCCTGCGAagcttgaaaccgataaTAGCGAAGTCGACTTATTTTTGCATTTCTTTGGAGGATATCGCCAATTTGACGGGGATGACACCAACCGATGTCATATTCGGTCTGGAACAGTTGGGGTGCTTCTACAGATACTCATCTATTGACGGGAGAAAATACGCCATAAGAATAGACAGCTGGGATGAGATAGAACATATTTACCAGCAATGGGAATCCAAGGCATACATCACTTTGGACCCAGATAAGCTGATCTGGCGCCCGCTAATCTTCGGACCCTCCTGTGGGATAAACGCTGTAGGAACCATGGTGGAAACTAGCACAGGCGCACACAGAAATACTGGTGCTGTGGGCTCCAGTCAAGGGACCGATTTATTCAAGAACAGTATATCTGTTTTGGTTAACTTTATGCATGATGATATTTCAGATTCCAGGACCATGGAAAAAATGGCATGGGACAAAATTGTAGCACAACAGAAGAATGCGCGTGAGGTCCAGAAGGATGCAACAGATCCTGCCATTCTGGAGTTGGCGTACGTGCACCCTTCTTTCACAAATGGCAGCACAGCGGAATATGGGGTCAAACCTGTAAGAAGAAACCCGCCTGCGATTCGCGAAACCCCGAAGGTAGGCTCACCTGCAACGCCGGAGGAGAGGGATGATATGACACCCTTAGAGGACGTGTATGAGGATtcatttgatcagacacACCTCAGCGACCAGGATGACGAATACACGGATCAGGGAGAAGAGGAGGACGATGAAGAGGAGGACGATGAAGAGGACGATGGAATGAATGTCGGCCGATTTAACAGCAACGCATTACCCAGTAGGGCGTACTCGAGACGAAGTGCTTCAGAGCATTCCAATAATCGAACAAGGTCGTCACGTCACCAGCAGTCTGTACCACATGTGGAATCAGACGATGACGAAGATCTTGAAGAACATTGGGTGGACGCACTAGAAACTGTTTCGAGAACAAGGAGGATATTGCGAAACCGCACAGCTTAG
- the TOD6 gene encoding Tod6p (Syntenic homolog of Saccharomyces cerevisiae YER088C (DOT6) and YBL054W (TOD6)) — MTSTKAMTGSARNPSSWDPQDDVLLRHLKEVKKLGWKEIAQYFQSRTPNACQFRWRRLKSGSLKTGARAEEEEEGLLQAAFAREGKFVKPRAASFNSTALGPRENARAADEENIGLIPKIVIRSRRGSVVQQSQAQAAAGAPPSLVAALNTTFANSKARKDSFSSRTRRSSFQLDRRLSVTQLSTTPTRRSSLVAAPTSVSALFPGRRESFNTNTSNATSRRGSAVYIPRRGSFSHNFTDLPRHGHFLQHGAAGPMPTALQQPWSEEEDRLLQARQEHRLSLDELSILLPHRSDEEIQWRIDSISPVVNAAVTMSPSASPFRAARERSFNEDTAIEEDEDDRHEEFKDRTPVDYNHSSNLSSASSAKKEQRQSPIFFNKSKETSPTTSDGTTRSNTIVPPQAAEGKALNFNSVNTHTAHVGPEVKLQSVSTGDEYHNILIHHSHHHPQAAATPLPSLNSIFKNVL, encoded by the coding sequence ATGACGAGCACGAAAGCGATGACAGGCAGCGCGCGGAACCCCTCGTCATGGGACCCGCAGGACGACGTGCTCTTGCGGCACTTGAAGGAGGTCAAGAAGCTTGGGTGGAAAGAGATCGCGCAGTACTTCCAGAGCAGGACGCCGAACGCATGCCAGTTTCGGTGGCGGCGGTTGAAATCGGGAAGCCTGAAGACCGGGGCGCGGgcagaggaggaggaggaggggCTGCTACAGGCGGCGTTTGCGCGCGAGGGCAAGTTTGTGAAGCCGCGGGCGGCGTCGTTCAACTCGACGGCGCTGGGGCCGCGCGAGAACGCGCGGGCAGCGGATGAGGAGAACATCGGGCTGATCCCGAAGATCGTTATTCGGTCGCGGCGGGGGTCGGTGGTCCAGCAGTcgcaggcgcaggcggcggcaggcgcgccGCCGAGCCTGGTGGCCGCGCTGAACACGACGTTCGCGAACTCGAAGGCACGCAAGGACTCGTTCTCGTCACGGACCCGGCGGTCGTCGTTCCAGCTGGATCGGAGGCTGTCGGTCACGCAGCTATCTACTACTCCGACGCGCCGGTCGTcgctggtggcggcgcCCACCTCGGTGAGCGCCCTGTTCCCCGGTCGGCGGGAATCCTTCAACACAAACACGTCGAACGCAACTTCGCGTCGGGGCTCTGCAGTCTACATCCCCCGCCGAGGATCGTTCTCGCACAACTTCACCGATCTGCCACGTCACGGACATTTCCTCCAGCATGGTGCGGCTGGGCCGATGCCCACGGCGTTGCAGCAACCGTGGTCCGAAGAGGAGGACCGGCTACTCCAGGCCCGGCAGGAACACCGCTTGTCACTCGACGAGCTCTCGATTCTTTTGCCCCACCGCTCAGATGAAGAGATACAGTGGCGGATTGACTCCATTTCACCGGTGGTTAATGCGGCTGTGACCATGTCCCCATCTGCGTCACCGTTCCGCGCCGCGAGGGAGCGCTCTTTCAATGAAGACACGGCCATTGAAGAGGACGAAGACGACCGGCACGAAGAGTTCAAGGACCGGACCCCTGTTGACTACAACCACTCTTCTAACTTATCCAGTGCTTCGTCCGCGAAGAAGGAACAGCGGCAGTCGCCCATTTTCTTCAACAAGAGCAAAGAGACCTCCCCAACTACAAGCGACGGAACCACTAGATCGAACACCATTGTTCCTCCTCAGGCTGCTGAAGGCAAGGCGTTAAACTTCAATTCTGTCAACACTCATACTGCGCACGTGGGTCCCGAAGTGAAACTCCAGTCTGTGTCGACTGGGGACGAATATCATAACATCCTCATCCATCACAGTCACCATCATCCACAGGCTGCTGCAACTCCACTGCCAAGCCTAAATAGCATTTTCAAGAATGTACTATAG
- a CDS encoding 3'-5'-exodeoxyribonuclease (Syntenic homolog of Saccharomyces cerevisiae YBL055C) produces MSKLRYYDIAVNLADPMFQGVYRGKARHGGDLAAVLERCRGARVDVLLATGSSLAESAHTRALVREYAGNGPRLLYTAGVHPCCADELARPGALAELRQLWAECAGDETFRALGEMGLDYDRLEHAGRPAQLRAFEAQLRLSCEFAAVPLFLHMRASCADFIEMMGRFVRGFTSADELDEELRAAGARGANASGRTEYRFAAERKMVVHSFTGTAAELDALLALSPHVYIGLNGASLRTAEGLENARRLPLQRLLLETDAPWCEIRRTHAAHELIAEGGPEAWREAYPDLTEWYESVRAERLDRVPEGERAHTMVRSRNEPCAIGQVAVAVARARGVLVTEVAEAAWQTACAVYGS; encoded by the coding sequence ATGAGCAAACTGCGTTACTATGACATAGCCGTGAACCTGGCGGACCCGATGTTCCAGGGCGTCTACCGGGGCAAGGCGCGGCACGGTGGAGACTTGGCAGCAGTGCTCGAGCGCTGTCGTGGTGCACGGGTTGATGTGCTTCTGGCGACAGGCTCGTCGCTGGCGGAGAGCGCCCACACACGCGCGCTGGTGCGGGAATACGCGGGTAATGGCCCACGGCTGCTGTACACGGCGGGTGTACACCCATGCTGTGCGGATGAGCTTGCGCGGCCCGGGGCGCTGGCGGAACTGCGGCAGCTGTGGGCAGAGTGCGCTGGAGACGAGACGTTCCGGGCGCTAGGGGAGATGGGGCTGGACTACGACCGGCTGGAGCACGCTGGGCGGCccgcgcagctgcgcgcgtTCGAGGCGCAGCTACGGCTGAGCTGCGAGTTTGCGGCGGTGCCGCTGTTTCTGCACATGCGTGCGAGCTGCGCGGATTTCATCGAGATGATGGGCCGGTTCGTGCGCGGGTTTACAAGCGCGGACGAGCTcgacgaggagctgcgggccgcgggcgcgcgcggcgcgaACGCGAGCGGCCGGACTGAGTACCGGTTTGCGGCGGAGCGCAAAATGGTGGTGCATTCGTTCACGGGGACGGCAGCCGAGCTGGACGCGCTACTGGCGCTGTCACCGCACGTATACATAGGGCTCAACGGAGCGTCGCTGCGGACCGCGGAGGGTCTGGAAAACGCGCGGCGCCTGCCGCTAcagcggctgctgctggagacCGACGCGCCGTGGTGCGAGATCCGGCGCACGCACGCGGCACACGAGCTGATAGCCGAGGGCGGCCCGGAGGCGTGGCGCGAGGCTTACCCGGACTTGACCGAGTGGTACGAGAGCGTCCGGGCGGAGCGCTTGGACCGGGTGCCCGAGGGCGAACGCGCGCACACCATGGTGCGGTCGCGCAACGAGCCGTGCGCAATAGGGCAAGTGGCGGTGGCggtggcgcgcgcgcgcggcgttTTAGTGACCGAGGTGGCCGAAGCGGCGTGGCAAACTGCATGCGCGGTGTACGGATCGTGA
- a CDS encoding PP2C family serine/threonine-protein phosphatase (Syntenic homolog of Saccharomyces cerevisiae YBL056W (PTC3) and YER089C (PTC2)) translates to MGQILSNPVIDKEQGRSGDALTAYGMCAMQGWRMSMEDSHIVDLDISPEGSDDHIAYYCVFDGHGGASVAQFCGEQFSRILQQQKDFGGDAPNFARALVAAFIAADEELLKDPVLANDHSGCTATTLLVSHKQQLLVCANSGDSRTVLSTDKNAKALSFDHKPTLRSEQSRIMAADGFVEMDRVNGNLALSRAIGDFEFKSNPNLAPHEQIVTCVPDVLEHKLDYEKDEFVILACDGIWDCLSSQECVDLIHYGIQQGMGLQDIASRVIDVCCSPTTEGTGIGCDNMSFIVVALLRENETEDQWFERMRAKKYQGLLSFEAQRRKVFSYHYDFINEDDDNLFDISTKRPEERNRGSGSLPPMHATTREDPDEEDGANPADGRQHLYSLEELINAGGIQITQGGNNTSYIHGSALSEVLASLVGATGGIVARPAQRADAEDNVSEEQDGKKLEEIQE, encoded by the coding sequence ATGGGCCAGATACTGTCGAACCCAGTTATAGACAAGGAGCAAGGGCGCAGTGGGGATGCGCTGACGGCCTACGGGATGTGCGCGATGCAGGGGTGGCGGATGTCGATGGAGGACTCGCACATCGTGGACCTGGACATCAGCCCGGAGGGCTCGGATGACCACATCGCATACTACTGCGTGTTTGACGGGCACGGGGGGGCGTCGGTGGCTCAGTTCTGCGGGGAGCAATTCTCGCGGAtactgcagcagcagaaggACTTTGGCGGCGACGCGCCGAACTTTGCGCGGGCACTGGTGGCGGCGTTCATCGCGGCGGACGAGGAGTTACTGAAGGACCCAGTGCTGGCCAATGACCATAGCGGCTGCACAGCCACCACGTTGCTGGTGTCACAcaagcagcagctgcttgtGTGCGCGAACTCGGGCGACTCGCGCACGGTGTTGTCAACCGACAAGAACGCGAAGGCGCTCTCGTTTGACCACAAGCCGACATTGCGCTCAGAACAGTCGCGGATCATGGCGGCAGATGGATTTGTGGAAATGGACAGGGTCAATGGTAACTTGGCGCTTTCGCGCGCGATTGGGGACTTTGAGTTCAAGTCAAACCCAAACCTGGCTCCGCACGAGCAGATTGTCACATGTGTACCAGACGTGCTAGAGCATAAGCTAGACTACGAGAAAGACGAATTTGTGATCCTGGCCTGCGACGGGATCTGGGACTGTCTTTCAAGCCAGGAGTGCGTGGACCTAATCCACTACGGCATTCAACAAGGCATGGGCTTGCAGGACATCGCGTCGCGCGTGATAGACGTGTGTTGCTCACCAACCACCGAGGGGACCGGCATTGGCTGTGACAACATGAGTTTCATCGTTGTCGCCCTTCTGCGGGAAAACGAGACCGAGGACCAGTGGTTCGAGAGAATGCGCGCCAAGAAATACCAGGGTCTGCTTTCCTTTGAGGCGCAGCGCCGCAAGGTCTTCTCATACCACTACGATTTTATCaacgaggacgacgacaACCTCTTTGACATCTCAACTAAGCGTCCGGAGGAGCGCAACCGTGGTAGCGGCAGCCTTCCCCCAATGCACGCGACTACGCGCGAGGATCCCGACGAAGAGGATGGCGCCAACCCTGCCGACGGCCGCCAACACCTCTATTCGCTCGAAGAGCTCATCAACGCTGGCGGCATCCAGATCACACAGGGCGGCAACAATACCTCGTACATTCACGGCTCCGCGCTGTCGGAAGTCTTGGCTTCGCTAGTCGGTGCTACGGGTGGCATCGTTGCGCGCcctgcgcagcgcgccgaCGCTGAGGATAACGTGAGCGAGGAGCAGGACGGGAAAAAGCTGGAGGAGATCCAGGAGTGA